From the Calonectris borealis chromosome 15, bCalBor7.hap1.2, whole genome shotgun sequence genome, the window cctaaccctaaacctaatcctaataatgctaaccctaacccaaactgaaatcctaacccataagcataaacgcaaccataacccctaacaataacactaatccctaaccctaaccctaaccctaaccctaaccctaaccccaaaccctaatccgtatcccaaactctaaccctaaccctgaagcccagccctaactctaaccttaaccctaaccctaaccctaatgataagccctaaccctaatgctaaccctaaccccaaaccctaacccgtatcccaaactctaaccctaaccctgaaccccagccctaactctaaccttaaccctaaccctaaccctaataagccctagccctaatgctaaccctaaccccaaaccctaacccgtatcccaaactctaactctaaccctaaccctgaaccccagccctaactctaaccttaaacctaacactaacctttaccctaaccctaaccttaaaactaaaccctaaccctaaaccctaacccaaacgctaaccctaaccctaaacctaaccataaccctaagccctaaccctaaccctaaccctaaaatgaatccctaacctgatccctaaccctaaacccaaaccataatcctaaccccaaccctctccctaaccctaacgataaccctaagcctaaccctaaacctaaccctaaccctaaccctaaccccaacccctaaccataaccctaatgataagccctaaccctaattctaaccctaaccctaacccatattccgaactctaaccctaaccctgaatcccagcccgaaccccagccctaaccctaaccctaaaccctaaccctaaaccctaacccaaaccctaaccctaaccgtaaccccaagccctaaccctaaccctaaacctaaccctaaaatgaaaccctaacccgatccctaaccctaaacccaaaccataatcctaaccgcaaccctatccctaaccctaacgataaccctaagcctaaccctaaacctaaccctaaccctaaccttaaacctaacccctgcccctaaccataaccctaatgataagccctaaccctaatgttaaccctaaccctaaacctaaccctcaccgtaacactgagccctaaccctaaccctaaccctaaacttaatcacaaacactataactgatgtaaatgagcaatatcagggcagcaagtcaggttctttaaatccttgctttctctcttcccttctctcttcttgctttctctcttccgttcgaggagagttccgttcgaggaagctttagctagttttattatattgtctgtcttaggaggaacagccacttctactttccgctttgtcttgtcaatttttgcttttggcttatccttctcttttttctccttttcagacatcggtttgaaagcaatagaatctgcttccataggctcatctctcacaggggtggcatcatctctgcttgggccatgaacaggagtccattttaacgtcttctgctggaactggctctcttggttttctcgcacctgctaacaactcagtattgggaaatccttcatcctcatccctttttcttctctttttatgcttatttccttggccatctcctagtggatttttcacctccttctcttttgattttgtaggatccttgatgccatggctctctctttcagaaggtttttcagggtaatttccagctatattgtgattttggtggctctgccaagcaggataatcctccctacgtccccgagcatatggtgaattctcttgtctggtcccaggtggaccaaacctacctggagaaaagttctctctgtttactggagggtgaggttgagcgccaacagcatagcccttgtaaaactttccatgccattctctgtagttcctttcccattcccggtaccttgtcttttcaaatggatctctaaagtcaagagatctgccatagtaagctttcagatcatatggtggaacttctctgtatctgttaaaatactcccttcctccttccccttgaggtatagtctgtttagtgggagactggcctctaaatactggagaccttgaccgtgaatggcatcttctgtatgggggtgaccttgaccttgaacgctgataaccgtgtgaccttgacctagaacgatagttacgcctcttccctttgcctcttcttggatacggcagcaatcgcgagtaggaacgagaatgggaaggactaaatgatggagagtaggagcgagtgcgggaagaacctgatcttgatgtggagcaggtagacgaacttgtagagtaaggtgaagcactataaggagacttggacctggaaaaaaccacaacacacagaaaaagaaatgaagttaattcaaaacagtcattctccccaatttttttcctcccaaatctggtttgggttttttctcctctccatacgcttatgtcaaagcttctttcagctgctgacataatgctactgcaaattgaggaatttgataacatttttcaattccatttgtcttgttttagttatgcatgcttactatctgcaacgaaaaattctattggaaaaaacactgtcatttttccttatgtcagatgcactttagtgtaactgcagtccgatatgctgttgaaatacaaacgtgaaaaacaaggcaacttcattgagccaaatacttcctcctctttaagtctccgttgttctctgtaaaactcctccctagataagggaggccaatggcatcctgccaacttaagcatttttctccctgctttctgttctttagagactacgctcatttcctgatcctcatacttgccttccacatcctcacccccaacagttcattcagtcttctctccttatactcagctttgcacctgtggatggaggctgcccacacttgaaagagactcccatctcccgtgggccaagtgcccactgctcctctgccactccttgatacacttaatacatcacacttctgatcttccaagtactgcacagatattaactaatcttctctggaacttcttttaacttcttccacatccgcttcctatgttgttgcctcatcatgaggtatttggcctggtcctgtccctgaattgttgttttcttgctgactgtattggagatatcagacaacctgtgggatggatcctggtttttcttttgatttacctttaagattttataaacacaatgcactcttacaatctgtctataacaaacatatagcgaaaggaaggactagcttgacgctgcagtaataggtaaaacagactcctctctctccaactgagagaaagcgtcttggctatgtgagatgactaaattgaagaaattcaaaattgtcataaaagaacagtgttgacttttccaaccatttgctcatgcagtatcaactaagttgttaaaaaaagaatgttggaggctgattcctattgggaaatcaatttcttcagccctatttagccagtaatggaaaaggtggctttccatctgatcctttaattatctttaatttttataggcaattatggtttcctcaaaaagcgttcatttctcagagtcctgttttcagtcatgtaccggagttttattttaaataaccttagtggaagcacagatgccctttgtaaaagccaattcaaatgaagccatttaaaaattaattaccacttggattctccacaactatctgtgcatacttgcttcattataaatcagctgttgtataagttatgcgttatacagcctcttttaacaggtgacaaggagtcatctattgaatttctgtagaatacttacacttcccagcctggtctgccacctgctgagcgaactggactggctctcattggatgaccttttggagtggggagaggaaaaagaaagaaatcccattcagttcctctgaaggtaatttttttaaagaaattctgaagttacagttacttaccagtgtcgtggtttaacctggcaggcagccaaataccacgcagccgctcactcactccccccgcccccccagtgggatggggagagaatcggaagggtaagagtgagaaacactcgtgggttgagataaagacagtttaatagaacagaaaagggagaataatgataataaataatgatagaatatacaaaatgagtgatgcacaatgcaattgctcaccacccgcgctgaccgataaccaagtagcgatcggtacttcctggatcacgcctaccgttcatatactgagcatgacgtcacatggcatggaataccccattggccagctgggctggctgtcctgattatgttccctcccatcttgtgtacctagttcagtcagtaggcacgggaactgtccttggactaggagggcacttagcaacaactgaaaacatcagtgcgttatcaacattctcctcatactaaatccaaaacacagcactaggaagaaatttaaccctatccctgccgaaactaggacaccagttgtgggtattgcttgtccttgggggcccagaagacttggtaatgctggttgtctttgtacgggaacctgatagacatctcaaaaaaccattagtaggcttgagttctgaaggttttaaccaactctcccgtggagaagaatgtggattaaatgcctaactatccgtttgttgcagaccacagtaagtcaccagagttgcctatatcattttctatgagagaaatgaatcccacctctcctttgccagagggtaaatgtaaattgcaggctcagggtaaagttcgtctccgagtaactacattttataaatggaagaagtctatgttacagctcctacaaaacgagatccatgacagaaacacagaagtgctaccaagtgcattttaaaacagccactcctgtcagcacacagcagtattttcttagtttatagcaacaggaaaacttcagtctgtttcacacatgggatttgataaaagtcagagggggtggaaatctcagtccaacagctacttgttaaattttgcaagaagcctttgaaacataaaccaaaagcaaaacgagctttcagagagaacgactccactgcaaacactactgaaatgttttgcagaaatacagattcttagcataccacacgtttgaccaacttccaggggcacgaacagcaggaccaccctattttaatattcaaaagtatcacagattctatggttaagcacaatgacagtgcttcctgccccgtaattacagatgctggccaacttggttgcacagccactcagacatgcacgcgtggtttctctcgctcactttttggccagtccaattaattccatacttacgcattaatagttggtattgcgtattttccagtgtttgtcagcatagcaccctttgtattggggtctttcacctccatcatgaaactccttggaattcctgtgctctttaattctgggaacaggctcaacatttttgtcctgttaagaaaagaaatgcagacatatctccttttaagacccacacttaaaatgacatttcaatgattattttaagcagcaaaagcctttaatcctctccttttacccagcataagggttgctcgactaaaatacttattttcctaaatgaatatagccaggatgttccaaaggcttgagcagtgttttgaactcattccattctttggcttaagttcaggttctttaagggtgaaatatcccttagctcaccatccactcagaaaagagatacaaacccgctcctcctccaaagcgcaattcagagcacaaatattcaatagatggggtcaacagaaacatcttggttttacatgaaatactaaaaactgtgaactgtcattaaacagagttaaaaccagaaacatttccagtaatattgaaatatataaaaatatgcatgaaagttcacagagcaagatctgtggacatacttaatgtctatgacctacaaaaaagaaaactttacatttataatgccaggtttcccttggattttgaagggctttgcaacattgccctatgaacctctgtctttcaccccaagagaaacaattcttaatatgagtattcatggatttgttacgtaactgccaaggtaaacaaatgaaaagctaaggaacaccagaagtcccccacagtcttaccccatttgttgggcagttctttatacagtcgccaggttttccgcaacgaaagcaagcagatgatggtggaggtggaccccagggtttcttcatgtaactaaaagggtttggggcaaagaagaaaaaggtatgcacgtgtctctctcgttaaaacaaacttctctacaatttttccataatcttcaaagaacagatttgacattatcaacacttacttgattggatcatattcctggcaagactgtagcatcatagcttttattttatcttcttcggaagcattggcttcagccagattggcagtctgtttaacaggtaattatttgacacatacattagaaacacatttaagcccacactgccaaagagaacaccactcacccaaccctgtaaagagcagcacaacgccagctgaggttgcatgaaaacagctgcttatatgaaacagagttgtccaaaagatgttctggggagtccttacatcatcacaggctgtttatgtgcctgttaaccaacttgaaaagagcattcctgggcactcaaaaccttaggctcttcatgttcccccccactaacttcttcataggaagcaagttaactacaataagcaaaacctgcagtttttttccagttgaccgtgtccttttaacatacaaattgtaatataaatgttatgcagaactggatcttcaaattattgaagccagctgatttttttaaagtagtatttgttcaaatgtttttattacacactagtacagatacaagcagggtctaagggagtgactgtaaatgatttggaccctcaagcacctatcattcagatcaaccactcatggttttggttttagatgcattcattcacaaaagcaaccaacttgtttcagcattttgttaaagggctgtttcatatacacagctttttctcaactgtaacataatccagatcgacatctatgaagtcatttccattaacatttacagaagactttacagatacttgactaatttgtttgaacccaagcagtttacaaaacacatccaaaacccacaagacattactaggaatagaccaaaattcaatatggcatttaatgcataataaaacagaaaactttttacaacacattgcctccatgctaagccagtctgcactgaggaggttagagtaaggaaccgtctggagctgctttatcttatgttcctctatttttctgaaatacttacattttctcaaaagcttaaatgtgtacaccacttggacagtttttcacattttagagtaaaacttcacctgagtttacagaaccaaggacatgtttagggacagcgctaacagagaccaatttctcctggtgcctaccttccaaactattttttttttcttaccaaatgtccacaatttaatttctgcagtgagagagggaagaagttaccagtgggaagagatttttctttctgggaaaggaactccagcctttattttcagaagaaagaactagctcctctgcattaggccctgccttctctaatctttgtaactttaaagactagtaatttaattggctagcactacgccttttcacaaagtgcaatccctagtgctttcccagacaaagttacatgttgttgagcaaaaaatgcaagcagttccatagcaaaacatggcattacaacagtttcagaaggtcacgtttgctaatatgccacacatacgcatcagtattttcctgtaaacaattaggtgcatttacacaatttacacagtctgcgatcaaacaaattagattgtgttgtccactgtatatatactacagcgtatgaaattgtgcagcattcaaagcatggatctataactgtagcgcctagaaattcaaaaatagccatgcagttgtccgtgttccagaaacgcttctattttggctcttgcaaacccccctgaaatgtccgtcacttacagccaattaaattcttctgtgaaaattgtgttagtttccaatgcaaaatgaacgaaaagtatgaaaaacagtaaacagcttctgaagtgcttcttctttgtgtcttgaagatgagtaatactgcaacattacgttgcggctgataaggtcctcccccttctatcttcccaaactggcaactactctttaccaggatagtatcaaaatatacacacattttaaagttaaaagaaatactttaaattattaaaaattaaattaaaggtttgttcacatgacaacagttctccagctatacatcacagtataagatttaaaaatacaaagcaaacacttttttttaggaatatatatgtaccttagtcagctgggccagagaaatagatgcagaagagtcatcaatctgttcacaaaaaattaaactcacattcaagttctacaatcaaaaacagagcaatagttaacctctactgtagtctgacagtctgcactatatcctccgagtgtcactgaaagagccatttccaacctagtgtagttggtatttgttcaaaacaaagtccaaacctgtgacagcttaagagtgcctatgtggttaaggagaagaagctaaactaaccaaacccgctggagatcaacttattgctccagaatatctcagagagggacccttgtcaaatgctcacagctgcttaaaagtcgaaggggtaaggaagctatcaattttcagctaaaaaggattttaaaaaaatatttatttgaaaaggaagcatcactacaggaaacttcttttcagtgtggtttgtaaactaatcagccaagtatttccttgtgttacttatttctgttttagcagcagaacgacagtgtcttcaaacctgaagaaaaacgctgccccttttccaaatgtaaattcaaagtggcagtatcctaaagaaaagcttagcctttgggaaattaaagcagcatccagccctgaagtcacccagatccaaaaacgtactgcaggcagAGGttgagaaaaatgacagggattttaccctttacaaatgcaccaggctctaaccttgtgccaaaatttgtacactgggttttacgtattttcatttgcagacaaactattaaactaaactgcttcatctgataaagcggaaaggtcaaatgtagaactttagaataccactttgtgtagcaacgatatttaaattcacagcaatctattaaagacagttatgcactcagttatgcactcaaacaatatcgcttcaattatacagtttcaggaacaaatacccaagtctttaaggacatgaaaaggaagcatttagctgcacagaactgtcctcaaaacgtgtgggacatgttggttttggtatttgtttgaacccccaagtcaaaagtaagaaacagtaccatgtttaacaataatggtttctcagtggtttttgataacattttcaaaaaccatgttcagttgtgcaaaccttgaacctacgtgatctaaaaacgattgtacattatctgtacaacacaaagtcgttcaggaaatagtctagcatatccagtatgaaatacaatgcattactaggcacaaacaccaatattcacattagatagaactgtgcaaatgatggcattactccgtttctactaggctgaatcaaatacattgtatttacaacatatactatgttttactggaaaatctattaagttaatgtttggaaaattaatccaagactaccttaagtgcagcgtgcagcaaaaagtgtgagattgtgtttttacatactgcttttgatgttccacttactggctcagtttgacttctagaagaagaaataaaggtgatcagaacttcaaatacagcacttgtaccaaaaacataaagcactgaaaacagattataaaacctgaacatcaaaactttatgttctgatagtcgagtgaatctggaaatttactcatatacataaaccgttgtctcttggtacattcagtgcaactaaaaaaaccccccagaatcccatttctactttgtcacaaattactctaaggcttacagatatagaacacgaccgtgcaaggggaagtcctcagatagtttgtctctgctacataagtatcaaaaccaggaagtctgtactacagttttgtgttcataaataatcaaccatcaaaatacgaaggtaactttagccaatctgtgtatcgctagtattacaaataggtaccagatggagtcctttagtttctaagaaagaacagtgatagtctagacacttccaagtgcacctttacttaagtgaaaaaaatcagtcatctgacaaatgacaacaatgtcagcagcatcgtctttagaacagtgtttctctgtggaagcccaagcactgtgttcagatatcttagccatgaaagtgccaaaacactaaacgtgttacatatgctatatggactaaaaacagtagtagaaatgtcacctgaaagcaggtcctaggcctttgtgcgatttaggagacctgtgacaaaaaaaaaaggtcttggttgccagaatttgcttcaagataatcttgaaaatgctacgatattttaggaaatatttattaaatttgaaaacttgctgagattccacatactcattgatctgtatctgcacgctactcatcatgaatcagccatgcaaccattgatgtcgttaacaaacaattcacacatcatccaaagtgtcccatgagcagaggcaattcaaaggctgctgtgcaactggtgtacaaatagaaaggcgcacgctccctgccactgctagaacaccaccaggctcgcaacgacagccacgtacctcctgaagttgaggaaggacaaggacatcctttagattaccacagcatggattcttcatacatttaccttcaagagcgtactaaaaggagagtaacgcatttttgaaggcctctccaccattacagcatacattcatcattcccaaacatccaccactctaccagttgtttctgcaatgttcacagctgaaagactagaaagctaatctgcctggttaattttcagcgctagaacagcggtgccgttccttccttatccccttatacatacaggtatgtatctgacctttgatgctagccgcatctatcctctcattttagggcagcattacaataccaggagagggtgcccgaaacagaggatgcactgacaagacagcactaagcagacgtgtttaaattaacccccaaaacaaggccatgtttataagcacagtgctgcggtgtccagaattactagagggtgcctgaaaacactgcaacaactactgcaggaatacgcccaaagttgagatgcagagccacataaattcagggttttttgcttgcagatgcctcgtgggtaccgggaggctgctgtactctttgttcgagacacagtgtaactcatccatctacttgatttattgagaaccaacattagaaagacatggcaaaaccacaagctaataatatctactaattgtggtggagagacctatctttaaggcggctggaaaacatgaccgttcaaacaatgctaatgtagctgatatagaactggactgtatgaatacataaatgacagcagtaatcctctagtcagcattgcattggaatagctgtaattttaatcaatacacctgattctctgtcctccgtaaatcttaggaatacagaaccaaaacccggagcacagataccagcttagggtaaaaacagacgtagcaagataactagtaacatttggtaatgtgctaaactgcttactgagtttcaagtttggaaaggattaactattccttcatcgtacttgcacaaaaggcaatacactttaggatactgttctttttctcttgcctgaaacggacattgtcttgaggaaacgcataggaatcgcttacgaatggaacttcttgtttgcatcgttcgccaactggtaaaccttggtctttcctctatagctagtatgcaaaaaacccagattcggggcgtaagaatacctgccatatcccccccaaatgccagaaatagtcaaacactgagaatcaggctcttctgagacgggaacaaagtatgcgtttacgctacaatgcgtatctgtctttactataaaagccataaaagcaaacacatataataaggaatctctgcacgtcgaggaaacaggatctacaacttgggtctcagaacaatcaaccccaagaacaaacccaatagaataatcttaaaagttaccatggttggagttcgaaccccatgtcccagcaggcctaaaaatgtaagtccactttcggacagacacattaaaatctaccccatgccaacaaaaattaacagcggctttaacaagaaagaacgcctctgtaaactaatatccataaaaaaagttaacacactgaaacccctaacaaagaatacaatgctttatggatacttacataacatcggttttgccggtagctttaactcctccgacagggattcttctaacaattaccgatgagttcttaggaatcagggcattctcatctgtgtattctgaaaacaacgtaaatacagagaaaaacatcagtcaattcgtaagaatgcatgctcatatgtaattacgtagcacttcgcagaatccctttacagatacaaaagcaaaattttatatgtaacatcacgctttcatcgtctcaacacactaacagtatatttcaagaaatcttggggtttgagaatcaaacacaagcagcaaaatctttttcctttttttaaaacagtttgaatgccaacagcaaaatggactcaaaggtcactaaaggagagtccgctaatgc encodes:
- the LOC142088929 gene encoding LOW QUALITY PROTEIN: E3 ubiquitin-protein ligase RBBP6-like (The sequence of the model RefSeq protein was modified relative to this genomic sequence to represent the inferred CDS: inserted 2 bases in 1 codon), encoding RSKSPYSASPYSTSSSTCSTSRSGSSRTRSYSPSFSPSHSRSYSRLLPYPRRGKGKRRNYRSRSRSHGYQRSRSRSPPYRRCHSRSRSPVFRGQSPTKQTIPQGEGGREYFNRYREVPPYDLKAYYGRSLDFRDPFEKTRYREWERNYREWHGKFYKGYAVGAQPHPPVNRENFSPGRFGPPGTRQENSPYARGRREDYPAWQSHQNHNIAGNYPEKPSERESHGIKDPTKSKEKEVKNPLGDGQGNKHKKRRKRDEDEGFPNTELLAGARKPREPVPAEDVKMDSCSWXPSRDDATPVRDEPMEADSIAFKPMSEKEKKEKDKPKAKIDKTKRKVEVAVPPKTDNIIKLAKA